The following proteins are encoded in a genomic region of Catellatospora sp. TT07R-123:
- a CDS encoding RNA polymerase sigma factor, with amino-acid sequence MPEPDTAALLERAAAGDQQAWNALVDCYSGLVWSVARSHRLGSADAADVFQATWLRLVEHLGAIREPDRLGAWLATTARRESLAVLRRAGRDFPVGDLITLEPRDNGGDELDKDLLRRERDRALWQAVRELPAQCQAVLRLLLLDPPPSYAEVSAALDIPVGSIGPTRARCLDHLRRRLSSDAA; translated from the coding sequence CTGCCGGAGCCGGACACCGCCGCCCTGCTGGAGCGGGCGGCCGCCGGTGACCAGCAGGCGTGGAACGCGCTGGTGGACTGCTACTCCGGCCTGGTGTGGTCGGTGGCGCGCAGCCACCGCCTCGGCTCCGCCGACGCCGCCGACGTGTTCCAGGCGACCTGGCTGCGCCTGGTGGAGCACCTGGGCGCGATCCGCGAACCGGACCGCCTCGGTGCCTGGCTGGCCACCACGGCGCGCCGCGAGTCCCTGGCCGTGCTGCGCCGGGCCGGCCGGGACTTCCCGGTCGGCGACCTGATCACCCTGGAGCCGCGCGACAACGGCGGCGACGAGCTCGACAAGGACCTGCTGCGCCGCGAACGCGACCGCGCGCTGTGGCAGGCCGTACGCGAGCTGCCCGCGCAGTGCCAGGCGGTGCTCCGCCTGCTGCTGCTGGACCCACCGCCCAGTTACGCCGAGGTCAGCGCGGCCTTGGACATACCCGTCGGCAGCATCGGCCCCACGAGAGCACGCTGCCTCGACCATCTCCGCAGGAGGCTGAGCAGCGATGCCGCATGA
- a CDS encoding S8/S53 family peptidase: MAMSQDRLHRWQDRRARRMAELPWLGQETRAGRRPVWFARNELLVLTDHRQSAERVLGGLGHTDRVSETVVAPGLLRLTADGLDVPAAARRVREAAARDGDDRTVAAPNHVFVSTPFEHGGPFGPPQPAAQPTLLPAVAKPRRDVPVMVIDTGVWRASPLPAHAYTATPADLETDTDVDDDGVLDGDVGHANFIIGVIAAQTGKADVRAVRVLDTFGLCTEADLITSFARVTDEKLINLSLGGYTLDDQPPLALAVALGGLLAGRDRLVVAAAGNDGLRDRAFWPAAFAGTAQPWAGQVVAVAAHDGKNLCDWSNAGPWVTVIAPGEDITSTFVKHDQFPTGWAMWSGTSFATPHVVGLLAEQVARTGSTEVALKTVLATAAQRRIGGYPGLS, from the coding sequence ATGGCAATGTCGCAGGACCGCCTGCACCGCTGGCAGGACCGGCGGGCCCGGAGGATGGCCGAGCTGCCCTGGCTCGGCCAGGAGACCCGCGCCGGCCGCAGACCTGTCTGGTTCGCCCGCAACGAGCTGCTGGTGCTCACCGACCATCGGCAGTCCGCCGAGCGCGTCCTGGGCGGCCTCGGCCACACCGACCGGGTGAGCGAGACCGTCGTGGCGCCCGGGCTGCTGCGGCTGACCGCCGACGGCCTGGACGTGCCCGCCGCGGCGCGCCGGGTCCGCGAGGCGGCCGCCCGCGACGGCGACGACCGCACCGTCGCCGCGCCCAACCACGTGTTCGTGTCCACGCCGTTCGAGCACGGCGGCCCGTTCGGGCCCCCGCAGCCCGCGGCGCAGCCGACGCTGCTCCCGGCCGTGGCCAAGCCGCGCCGCGACGTCCCGGTCATGGTGATCGACACCGGGGTGTGGCGCGCGAGCCCGCTGCCCGCGCACGCCTACACCGCGACCCCGGCCGACCTGGAGACCGACACCGACGTCGATGACGACGGGGTGCTCGACGGCGACGTCGGCCACGCCAACTTCATCATCGGCGTCATCGCGGCGCAGACCGGCAAGGCCGACGTCCGCGCGGTACGCGTGCTCGACACGTTCGGGCTGTGCACCGAGGCCGACCTGATCACCTCGTTCGCCCGCGTCACCGACGAGAAGCTGATCAACCTGTCGCTGGGCGGCTACACCCTCGACGACCAGCCGCCGCTGGCGCTGGCGGTGGCGCTGGGCGGGCTGCTGGCCGGGCGCGACCGGCTGGTGGTCGCCGCGGCGGGCAACGACGGCCTGCGCGACCGCGCGTTCTGGCCCGCCGCGTTCGCCGGGACCGCGCAGCCGTGGGCCGGGCAGGTCGTGGCCGTGGCCGCGCACGACGGCAAGAACCTGTGCGACTGGAGCAACGCCGGCCCCTGGGTCACCGTCATCGCGCCGGGTGAGGACATCACCAGCACCTTCGTCAAGCACGACCAGTTCCCGACCGGCTGGGCGATGTGGAGCGGCACCTCGTTCGCCACCCCGCACGTGGTGGGGCTGCTGGCCGAGCAGGTGGCCCGCACCGGCTCGACCGAGGTGGCGCTCAAGACCGTACTGGCCACCGCGGCGCAGCGCCGCATCGGCGGATACCCGGGGCTGTCGTGA
- a CDS encoding CHAT domain-containing protein, with protein sequence MVMANPERAAALGARLLARAERGRDRAAMATSLRILGLAARELQEPALAAARLRRSIVVARDLPQLAAESRMSLALVLNDLGRPRAALREIDRALLALDGLPLARARMQHGILLRRLGRDGEALEAYGAALAAFRRHDDRLWQARALTNRGVLQAYRGSLAQARADLERAEQLYAELSLTSAVAQVQHNLGFVAAQGGDIVTALTWYDRADEQFRHSGRRPAEALIDRAELLLAARLLPEARQAARDAVELAGATRLGSLLPQARLLLAHAALAAGEPAEARQSARLARRAFERQQRGRWAVHARYLESLATARQRPDRLRALAAALDTAGWPEQALDARLRAAATGDTQALAELGAVRVRGPVRLRIRAWHALALHRLHRGDTAGAWRALRAGLRLLDQYRAALGATELRVLSSAEGGELAGMGMRLALVERSARQVLAWAERWRAATLRLPPGRPHDDPALARELAELRRVSAELAGYSSDAIRRARPLQRQRALEESIRRRTWRTATADGAVRSPGSVDEIVAGLGDRALVELVEQDGQLLGVVVADGRMRLRPLVAAAAVVPEMAALRFALRRLVLRYGSPASLAAADAAARHGLRQLDEWLLHPLAGLIGDRDLVVVPTGVLQALPWAGLPGLRGRSVTVAPSATAWARGAAAAGTPDGATVLVAAAQPEHAPGEVKALAELAPTARVLVGPDATVRATLAAIDGARLVHLAAHGEFRADNPLFSHIDLADGPLTVHDLTSLRRAPELVVLSACDTGLSAVHPGDELMGLTAALLRAGTRTLVASIGPVHDDATRTLMLGLHERLRLGADPAAALAAAQAAAPAEHWTTAYSFSCFGAGTA encoded by the coding sequence ATGGTCATGGCCAATCCGGAACGGGCCGCCGCTCTCGGCGCGCGGCTGCTGGCCCGGGCCGAACGCGGACGCGACCGGGCCGCGATGGCCACGAGCCTGCGCATCCTCGGTCTGGCCGCCCGGGAACTCCAGGAACCCGCACTCGCCGCAGCGCGGCTGCGGCGCTCCATCGTGGTCGCCCGGGACCTGCCGCAGCTGGCGGCCGAGTCCCGGATGAGCCTGGCGCTGGTCCTCAACGACCTCGGCCGTCCCCGCGCGGCGCTGCGCGAGATCGACCGGGCCCTGCTGGCGCTGGACGGGCTGCCGCTGGCCAGAGCCCGGATGCAGCACGGCATCCTGCTGCGGCGCCTGGGCCGCGACGGCGAGGCGCTGGAGGCGTACGGCGCCGCGCTGGCCGCCTTCCGGCGCCACGACGACCGGCTGTGGCAGGCACGGGCGCTGACCAACCGCGGCGTGCTCCAGGCGTACCGGGGGTCGCTGGCGCAGGCGCGGGCGGACCTGGAACGGGCCGAGCAGCTGTACGCGGAGCTGTCGCTGACCTCGGCCGTCGCACAGGTGCAGCACAACCTGGGGTTCGTCGCGGCGCAGGGCGGCGACATCGTCACCGCGCTGACCTGGTACGACCGCGCCGACGAGCAGTTCCGCCACAGCGGCCGCCGCCCGGCCGAGGCGCTGATCGACCGGGCGGAGCTGCTACTGGCGGCCCGGCTGCTGCCCGAGGCCCGGCAGGCGGCCCGCGACGCGGTGGAGCTGGCCGGGGCGACCCGGCTCGGTTCGCTGCTGCCGCAGGCACGGCTGCTGCTGGCGCACGCCGCGCTGGCGGCCGGTGAGCCGGCCGAGGCCCGGCAGTCGGCGCGGCTGGCCCGGCGGGCTTTCGAACGCCAGCAGCGCGGGCGCTGGGCCGTGCACGCGCGCTACCTGGAGTCGCTGGCGACGGCGCGCCAGCGCCCGGACCGGCTGCGGGCGCTGGCGGCGGCCCTGGACACGGCGGGCTGGCCGGAGCAGGCCCTGGACGCGCGGCTGCGCGCCGCGGCGACCGGCGACACGCAGGCGCTGGCCGAGCTGGGCGCGGTGCGGGTACGCGGCCCGGTCCGGCTGCGCATCCGGGCCTGGCACGCGCTGGCACTGCACCGACTGCACCGCGGCGACACGGCCGGGGCGTGGCGGGCGCTGCGGGCGGGGCTGCGGCTGCTGGACCAGTACCGCGCGGCGCTGGGCGCCACCGAGCTGCGGGTGCTCAGCTCGGCCGAGGGCGGGGAGCTGGCCGGGATGGGGATGCGGCTGGCGCTGGTGGAGCGGTCGGCCCGGCAGGTGCTGGCGTGGGCGGAGCGGTGGCGGGCGGCGACGCTGCGGCTGCCGCCGGGCCGCCCGCACGACGATCCCGCGCTGGCACGGGAGCTGGCCGAGCTGCGGCGGGTCAGCGCGGAGCTGGCCGGTTACTCCTCCGACGCGATCCGGCGGGCCCGGCCGCTCCAGCGGCAGCGGGCGCTGGAGGAGTCGATCCGGCGCCGGACCTGGCGCACCGCGACCGCCGACGGCGCAGTGCGCTCGCCGGGTTCGGTGGACGAGATCGTCGCCGGGCTGGGCGACCGGGCGCTGGTGGAACTGGTCGAGCAGGACGGGCAGCTGCTGGGCGTGGTGGTGGCCGACGGCCGGATGCGGCTGCGGCCGCTGGTCGCGGCGGCCGCGGTGGTGCCGGAGATGGCGGCGCTGCGGTTCGCGCTGCGGCGCCTGGTGCTGCGGTACGGCTCCCCGGCGTCGCTGGCGGCCGCCGACGCCGCGGCGCGGCACGGCCTGCGGCAGCTGGACGAGTGGCTGCTGCACCCGCTGGCCGGGCTCATCGGCGACCGGGACCTGGTGGTGGTGCCGACCGGAGTGCTCCAGGCCCTGCCGTGGGCGGGGCTGCCGGGGTTGCGGGGCCGGTCGGTGACGGTCGCGCCGTCGGCGACGGCGTGGGCGCGCGGCGCCGCCGCCGCGGGCACCCCGGACGGCGCGACGGTGCTGGTCGCCGCGGCGCAGCCGGAGCACGCGCCGGGCGAGGTCAAGGCGCTGGCGGAGCTGGCGCCCACGGCGCGGGTGCTGGTCGGTCCGGACGCGACGGTGCGGGCGACGCTGGCCGCGATCGACGGTGCGCGCCTGGTGCACCTGGCCGCGCACGGCGAGTTCCGGGCCGACAATCCGCTGTTCTCGCACATCGACCTGGCGGACGGGCCGCTGACGGTGCACGACCTGACCAGCCTGCGCCGGGCGCCGGAGCTGGTGGTCCTGTCGGCGTGCGACACCGGCCTGTCGGCGGTGCACCCCGGCGACGAGCTGATGGGCCTGACCGCCGCGCTGCTGCGGGCCGGCACCCGCACGCTGGTCGCGAGCATCGGTCCGGTCCACGACGACGCGACCCGGACGCTGATGCTCGGGCTGCACGAGCGGCTTCGCCTCGGGGCGGACCCGGCGGCGGCGCTGGCGGCGGCGCAGGCGGCGGCCCCGGCCGAGCACTGGACCACGGCCTACAGCTTCTCCTGCTTCGGGGCCGGGACGGCCTGA
- a CDS encoding carboxypeptidase-like regulatory domain-containing protein, whose translation MRYTQEPGPVARASALLLASLAEVDVAVQVEHPGAVQGVQAGVYGGPWLAVWPYAVLPESLPARAGDPLRLRVRFLLHADGPGTTPVEVLDRVLMAGVPYLLAEPVPDTLWPALGARLRMALLCEVAVQHATAAPYVPRVTQPPRLETTTLRQLSGRVVTVDGVPLARMRVAVADQTASAYTDNSGHFTLPAVAADRPLRLLVTGRGLQLSAEVAAVSADPVVITCEILEV comes from the coding sequence ATGCGGTACACGCAGGAGCCGGGGCCGGTGGCCCGGGCGTCGGCGCTGCTGCTGGCGAGCCTGGCCGAGGTCGACGTGGCCGTGCAGGTCGAGCACCCCGGCGCTGTGCAAGGAGTGCAGGCCGGGGTGTACGGCGGCCCGTGGCTGGCGGTATGGCCGTACGCGGTGCTGCCGGAGTCGCTGCCGGCGCGTGCCGGTGACCCGCTGCGGTTGCGGGTGCGGTTCCTGCTGCACGCCGACGGCCCCGGCACGACCCCGGTCGAGGTGCTCGACCGGGTGCTCATGGCCGGGGTGCCGTACCTGCTGGCCGAACCGGTGCCGGACACGTTGTGGCCGGCACTCGGGGCGCGGCTGCGCATGGCGCTGCTGTGCGAGGTCGCGGTGCAGCACGCCACGGCGGCGCCGTACGTGCCGCGCGTGACCCAGCCGCCCCGGCTGGAGACGACCACGCTGCGGCAGCTGTCCGGCCGCGTGGTCACCGTCGACGGAGTACCGCTGGCGCGGATGCGGGTGGCGGTCGCCGATCAGACTGCTTCCGCCTACACCGACAACAGCGGTCACTTCACCCTGCCCGCGGTCGCCGCCGACCGCCCGCTGCGCCTGCTGGTCACCGGCCGTGGGTTGCAGCTGTCCGCCGAGGTCGCGGCCGTGTCGGCCGACCCGGTCGTCATCACCTGCGAGATCCTGGAGGTCTAG
- a CDS encoding phage tail sheath C-terminal domain-containing protein: protein MPVYSSPGIYVEEVSGGSRPIESVGTSTAGFVGTAPDPTARRDEAVAVNSWSEFVRVFVGESTVSTPLSRAVYGFFDNGGGRCYVVNIPSGDPLGGKGRHRSGLRLLEAIDEIAIVAAPGYTDAASYEDVLAHCELMGDRMAILDGPEHTGDVERLTRVGGVTLPKPPRKTGTAAEGETQAAPVDDNSGLRPRQSDYGTFYVPWLVVRDPLTGEMTSTPPSGHVAGVWARTDTTRGVHKAPANEPVRGAVDLSYRVTKAEQDVLNPAGVNCIRHFPAEGIRIWGARTLAASASEWRYLNVRRLFNMLKESIGDGTRWIVFEPNDNLLWKSIRRDVSAFLTRVWRDGALQGRTPQEAFFVKCDEETNPAEVRDAGQVVTLIGIAPVKPAEFVIFKISQSAGTGGEQGA, encoded by the coding sequence ATGCCCGTGTACTCCTCTCCCGGCATCTATGTCGAGGAGGTGTCCGGCGGCAGCAGGCCGATCGAATCGGTCGGCACCAGCACCGCCGGGTTCGTCGGCACCGCCCCCGACCCGACCGCCCGCCGCGACGAAGCCGTCGCGGTCAACAGCTGGTCGGAGTTCGTGCGCGTCTTCGTCGGCGAGAGCACCGTGAGCACCCCGCTGTCGCGGGCCGTGTACGGCTTCTTCGACAACGGCGGCGGTCGCTGCTACGTCGTGAACATCCCGTCCGGGGACCCGCTGGGCGGCAAGGGCCGGCACCGGTCCGGCCTGCGGCTGCTGGAGGCGATCGACGAGATCGCCATCGTGGCGGCGCCCGGCTACACCGACGCGGCGTCCTACGAGGACGTGCTGGCCCACTGCGAGCTGATGGGCGACCGGATGGCCATCCTCGACGGGCCGGAGCACACCGGCGACGTCGAGCGGCTGACCCGCGTCGGCGGGGTCACCCTGCCCAAGCCGCCCCGCAAGACCGGGACCGCGGCCGAGGGCGAGACCCAGGCCGCACCGGTCGACGACAACAGCGGGCTGCGGCCGCGCCAGTCCGACTACGGCACCTTCTACGTGCCGTGGCTGGTCGTGCGCGACCCGCTGACCGGCGAGATGACCAGCACCCCGCCCAGCGGCCACGTCGCCGGGGTGTGGGCGCGCACCGACACCACCCGGGGCGTGCACAAGGCCCCGGCCAACGAGCCGGTGCGCGGCGCGGTCGACCTGTCGTACCGGGTGACCAAGGCCGAGCAGGACGTGCTGAACCCGGCCGGGGTCAACTGCATCCGGCACTTCCCGGCCGAGGGCATCCGCATCTGGGGCGCCCGCACCCTGGCCGCCTCGGCCAGCGAGTGGCGCTACCTGAACGTCCGGCGGCTGTTCAACATGCTCAAGGAGTCGATCGGGGACGGCACGCGCTGGATCGTGTTCGAGCCCAACGACAACCTGCTGTGGAAGTCGATCCGCCGCGACGTCAGCGCGTTCCTGACCCGGGTGTGGCGCGACGGCGCGCTGCAGGGCCGTACGCCGCAGGAGGCGTTCTTCGTCAAGTGCGACGAGGAGACCAACCCCGCCGAGGTCCGCGACGCGGGCCAGGTCGTGACCCTGATCGGCATCGCGCCGGTCAAGCCGGCCGAGTTCGTCATCTTCAAGATCAGCCAGTCCGCCGGCACCGGCGGCGAGCAGGGAGCCTGA
- a CDS encoding phage tail protein, translating into MPEVTATARPAAQPGNLVDPYRAYNFKLLINNVTEGHFTEVGGLGIKVETIAYREAGNNSVVRAIPGRVTYAPVTLRFGLTSSAELWEWLMTAVEGRVSRRNVSIVMLDSSGSAEALRWNLVNAWPQEWYGSPLDAMSRELAVETLVLAHDGIQRETSGVGAAA; encoded by the coding sequence ATGCCCGAGGTCACCGCAACCGCGCGTCCCGCCGCCCAGCCGGGCAACCTGGTGGACCCGTATCGCGCGTACAACTTCAAGCTGCTCATCAACAACGTCACCGAGGGCCACTTCACGGAGGTCGGCGGGCTCGGCATCAAGGTCGAGACCATCGCCTACCGCGAGGCGGGCAACAACTCGGTGGTGCGGGCCATCCCGGGCCGCGTCACGTACGCCCCGGTCACGCTGCGCTTCGGCCTCACCTCCTCGGCGGAGCTGTGGGAGTGGCTGATGACCGCGGTCGAGGGCCGGGTCAGCCGCCGCAACGTGTCCATCGTCATGCTCGACAGCTCGGGTTCGGCCGAGGCGCTGCGCTGGAACCTGGTCAACGCCTGGCCGCAGGAGTGGTACGGCTCGCCGCTGGACGCGATGAGCCGCGAGCTGGCCGTGGAGACGCTGGTGCTGGCGCACGACGGCATCCAGCGGGAGACCAGCGGTGTCGGCGCGGCTGCGTGA
- a CDS encoding phage baseplate assembly protein V, whose amino-acid sequence MIIPSLSVRLDGVPVPGRVLSARVSYRISLPAQAELTVQATGGWPFGARLELELDGRELFAGEIGSVELVRGPGSETGWTVVAHDALHRLRSRQRPRVFTDVTLADLARELTSGLGLDVRCPDPGPALERVVQHRATDWDLLSRTAARLGRYLYLDGRTLVVDTLRPRGSAVELKFGDTLWQCRVAGHADRALSAVTAYGWHPGRGEFTTERASGAGYRPGSATPPPGLTGGADRTLIDQPVGHQAEAAQAAVDRGAARVLAVSGTCQGDPAVRPGRAVGVSGVDDAVDGVYPVCTAVHTVDADGYRVAFGTEPPEGLPQSTAAAIALGRVTEVDDPDGRGRVRVVLPGHGDLDLGWLSVLCPGAGPNKGLVVLPDPGDLVVLALPREDPADAIVLGAVFGPQTPPDTGVKGGSVKRWTLHSAGGQEVVVDDSDKSITLTNADGSRLELSPSTVRLLARTDLVIEAPGHKLSIRAASVDFERALIPGLPTGVNPL is encoded by the coding sequence ATGATCATCCCTTCGCTGTCGGTACGCCTCGACGGCGTGCCCGTGCCCGGCCGGGTGCTGTCGGCGCGGGTGTCGTACCGGATCTCGCTGCCGGCCCAGGCCGAGCTGACCGTGCAGGCCACGGGCGGCTGGCCGTTCGGGGCGCGGCTGGAGCTCGAACTCGACGGCCGGGAGCTGTTCGCCGGCGAGATCGGGTCGGTGGAACTGGTCCGCGGTCCCGGCTCGGAGACCGGCTGGACCGTGGTCGCCCACGACGCGCTGCACCGGCTGCGCTCACGGCAGCGGCCGCGGGTGTTCACCGACGTCACGCTGGCCGACCTGGCCCGCGAGCTGACCTCGGGACTGGGCCTGGACGTGCGCTGCCCCGACCCGGGTCCGGCGCTGGAGCGGGTGGTGCAGCACCGGGCCACCGACTGGGACCTGCTGTCGCGCACCGCCGCCCGGCTGGGCCGCTACCTGTACCTGGACGGGCGGACGCTGGTCGTGGACACGCTGCGCCCGCGCGGGTCGGCGGTGGAGCTGAAGTTCGGCGACACGCTGTGGCAGTGCCGCGTGGCCGGGCACGCCGACCGGGCGCTGTCGGCGGTGACGGCGTACGGCTGGCATCCCGGCCGGGGCGAGTTCACCACCGAGCGGGCGTCGGGTGCCGGCTACCGCCCCGGTTCGGCCACTCCCCCGCCGGGGCTGACCGGCGGCGCCGACCGCACCCTGATCGACCAGCCGGTGGGCCACCAGGCCGAGGCCGCGCAGGCGGCCGTGGACCGGGGTGCCGCCCGGGTGCTGGCGGTCAGCGGCACCTGCCAGGGCGACCCGGCGGTGCGGCCCGGCCGCGCGGTCGGGGTCAGCGGTGTCGACGACGCCGTGGACGGGGTCTATCCGGTGTGCACGGCCGTGCACACGGTCGACGCCGACGGCTACCGCGTCGCGTTCGGCACCGAGCCGCCCGAGGGGCTGCCGCAGAGCACCGCCGCCGCGATCGCGCTGGGCCGGGTCACCGAGGTCGACGACCCCGACGGCCGGGGCCGGGTGCGGGTGGTCCTGCCCGGACACGGCGACCTGGATCTGGGCTGGCTGTCGGTGCTGTGCCCGGGAGCCGGGCCGAACAAGGGCCTCGTGGTCCTGCCGGACCCGGGTGACCTGGTGGTGCTGGCGCTGCCGCGCGAGGACCCCGCCGACGCGATCGTGCTGGGCGCGGTCTTCGGGCCGCAGACGCCACCGGACACCGGCGTGAAGGGCGGCTCGGTCAAGCGGTGGACGCTGCACAGCGCGGGCGGGCAGGAGGTCGTCGTCGACGACTCGGACAAGTCGATCACCCTGACCAACGCCGACGGCAGCCGGCTGGAGCTGTCGCCGAGCACGGTACGGCTACTGGCCCGCACCGACCTGGTCATCGAGGCGCCCGGCCACAAGCTGTCGATCCGCGCCGCCAGCGTCGACTTCGAGCGGGCGCTGATCCCGGGCCTGCCCACGGGGGTGAATCCGCTGTGA
- a CDS encoding GPW/gp25 family protein has translation MNTASLRFSEPDGLVTSAAGRVSLVHGDDAIRQAIMLLLGTTPGERLMRPDYGSHLHRLLFAPNDQTTAGLAIHYVRHAIERWEPRVEIEEVDADPDPDIPTRLNVHLRYRVRQTLATGVLDYPLDLGEQP, from the coding sequence GTGAACACGGCATCGTTGCGCTTCTCCGAGCCCGACGGGCTCGTCACCTCGGCCGCGGGGCGGGTCTCGCTCGTCCACGGCGACGACGCGATCCGCCAGGCGATCATGCTGCTGCTCGGGACGACCCCCGGCGAGCGGCTGATGCGCCCCGACTACGGCTCGCACCTGCACCGGCTGCTGTTCGCGCCGAACGACCAGACCACGGCCGGTCTGGCCATCCACTACGTACGCCACGCGATCGAACGCTGGGAGCCGCGGGTGGAGATCGAGGAGGTCGACGCCGACCCCGATCCCGACATCCCGACCCGGCTGAACGTCCACCTGCGCTACCGGGTCCGCCAGACGCTGGCCACCGGTGTCCTCGACTACCCCCTCGACCTGGGAGAGCAGCCATGA